The following coding sequences are from one Mesorhizobium onobrychidis window:
- a CDS encoding helix-turn-helix domain-containing protein, with protein sequence MNENEKLAQEIKAWRGKEGLTAEAAAKVLGIPKRTFEGIEQGRGFPYPVLLRVAMESKAVSHDPIHEKVHGGRQLQQKPRKSV encoded by the coding sequence ATGAACGAGAATGAGAAACTGGCCCAAGAAATCAAAGCCTGGCGGGGCAAGGAAGGGCTCACTGCTGAAGCCGCGGCCAAGGTGCTGGGAATACCGAAGCGCACCTTTGAAGGCATCGAGCAAGGCAGAGGGTTCCCTTACCCGGTGCTCCTGCGCGTTGCCATGGAAAGCAAGGCCGTTTCGCATGATCCGATTCATGAGAAGGTGCATGGTGGTAGGCAACTCCAGCAGAAGCCTCGAAAGAGCGTTTGA
- a CDS encoding helix-turn-helix transcriptional regulator, whose product MKSDAISYPPRGLTREEAARYIGVGTTLFDEMVADGRMPKPKRINSRAVWDRVALDIAFTSLPDKGSGLQELLERSKRDRERRR is encoded by the coding sequence GTGAAGAGTGATGCAATCTCATATCCCCCACGAGGTCTAACTCGTGAGGAAGCAGCTCGCTACATCGGTGTCGGAACAACGCTTTTTGATGAAATGGTTGCCGATGGGCGCATGCCGAAGCCCAAGCGCATCAACAGCCGCGCTGTTTGGGATCGTGTGGCCCTCGACATAGCTTTCACCTCGTTGCCGGATAAAGGTAGCGGTCTTCAAGAACTACTGGAAAGAAGCAAGCGGGACAGAGAAAGAAGAAGATAA